From a region of the Mercurialis annua linkage group LG1-X, ddMerAnnu1.2, whole genome shotgun sequence genome:
- the LOC126654742 gene encoding subtilisin-like protease SBT5.3 produces the protein MRIFYFILPLLFLLQSPIEAARKSYVVYLGGHSHGSQLSSTLDHATAVANSHYELLGSCMTIKEKAREAIFYSYTNSINGFAAVLDDEEVEKISKHPEVVSIFPSEVKYELDTTRSWEFLGLERNGEVLAHSLWPKARFGEDAIVANLDSGVWPESESFNDEGMGPIPSNWKGQCDTKNGFKCNKKLIGARYFSKGFEASGIALNSSEIDARDRDGHGTHTLSTAGGRFVPGANLLGSANGTAKGGAPNARVASYKVCWRGCDSADILAGFDAAIHDGVDIINLSLSSRPSPYAEDAISVGSFHAVSNGILVVASAGNQGEGEGGRVRNVAPWMLTVGAGTIDRNFTSDTTLGNKKKIKGSLSFHTNTLPAKKYYPLVYALDAKAANASSDEAQSCAHGSLEPSKVKGKIVYCASNFVSDIDKSFVVSQAGGIGVIIARSEFADDFEPHFVPTSVVFEDDGQRILSYINSTKSPVAYISGGTVYGKDAAPAPVVAAFSSTGPSRITREILKPDILAPGVNILAAFVQNKGPVTANNYEDHRHVPFTILFGTSMAAPHVAGIAGLLKTLHPDWSPSAIKSAIMTTARTRDNVRKPIFAEENFKAGPFSYGSGHIMPNRAMDPGLVYDLSTKDYLNFLCSLGNNKTEMSVFDKSYKCPSTNISLLDFNYPTITLPDLLDNVTVTRTLKNVGTPGVYKVRIQMPKGLSIKVDPTSLKFTKMYEKKTFKVTIKREGLETHSSAFGRLIWSDGVHSVRSPVTVF, from the exons ATGAGGATTTTTTACTTTATCCTTCCTCTCTTGTTTTTGTTGCAGAGCCCAATAGAAGCTGCCCGCAAG tCTTATGTGGTCTACTTAGGAGGCCATTCCCATGGATCTCAACTCTCGTCCACACTGGATCATGCCACTGCAGTTGCTAATTCACACTATGAGCTTCTTGGTTCTTGCATGACAAT AAAGGAGAAGGCAAGAGAGGCTATATTCTATTCGTATACTAACTCTATCAATGGTTTTGCTGCGGTTCTTGACGACGAAGAAGTCGAAAAGATTTCGa AGCATCCGGAGGTCGTATCGATTTTTCCGAGTGAAGTAAAATATGAGCTAGATACAACAAGATCATGGGAGTTTCTTGGATTAGAAAGAAATGGAGAAGTTCTTGCTCATTCTCTCTGGCCAAAAGCAAGATTTGGAGAAGATGCCATTGTAGCAAATCTTGACAGTG GTGTGTGGCCGGAATCGGAAAGCTTCAATGATGAAGGTATGGGACCTATACCATCAAATTGGAAAGGTCAATGTGATACAAAAAATGGTTTCAAATGCAACAAGAAGCTAATAGGGGCAAGATACTTCAGCAAGGGCTTTGAAGCTTCCGGCATTGCTCTCAATTCCTCGGAAATCGATGCTCGAGATAGAGATGGTCATGGCACGCACACGCTTTCCACAGCTGGCGGTCGGTTTGTTCCAGGTGCTAACCTGCTTGGTTCAGCCAATGGAACTGCAAAAGGAGGTGCTCCTAATGCTCGAGTTGCTTCGTACAAAGTTTGCTGGAGAGGCTGCGATTCTGCTGATATTTTAGCTGGATTTGATGCTGCTATTCATGATGGTGTTGATATTATAAACCTTTCCCTTAGTAGTCGCCCCTCCCCTTACGCGGAGGATGCTATATCGGTTGGATCTTTTCATGCGGTTAGTAATGGGATTCTTGTGGTTGCATCGGCTGGGAATCAAGGAGAGGGCGAAGGAGGAAGGGTGCGAAATGTAGCACCTTGGATGCTCACAGTTGGAGCTGGTACTATTGATCGCAATTTTACTTCTGATACCACACTtggaaataaaaagaaaatcaag GGAAGCCTCAGTTTCCATACCAATACTTTACCTGCTAAGAAGTATTATCCGCTGGTTTACGCTTTGGATGCCAAGGCTGCCAATGCTTCCTCCGATGAAGC GCAGTCATGCGCTCATGGATCCCTCGAACCAAGCAAGGTTAAAGGAAAAATTGTTTATTGTGCAAGCAATTTTGTTTCGGACATTGATAAGAGCTTTGTTGTGTCTCAAGCTGGTGGCATTGGAGTGATAATTGCTAGATCTGAATTTGCCGATGATTTTGAACCTCACTTCGTTCCTACTTCAGTTGTTTTTGAAGACGATGGTCAACGGATTTTGTCTTACATAAACAGTACTAA GTCCCCGGTAGCTTATATAAGTGGTGGAACAGTGTATGGAAAAGACGCTGCACCTGCACCTGTCGTGGCTGCATTTTCATCTACTGGACCTAGTCGGATTACTCGAGAAATCCTTAAG CCTGATATTTTAGCACCTGGAGTCAACATTTTAGCTGCATTTGTACAAAACAAAGGGCCGGTTACTGCAAACAATTACGAAGACCATAGACATGTTCCGTTCACTATTCTTTTTGGAACTTCAATGGCAGCTCCTCATGTTGCTGGCATTGCCGGTCTTCTTAAAACATTGCATCCTGATTGGAGTCCTTCTGCAATTAAATCTGCAATCATGACAACAG CAAGAACTAGAGATAATGTCAGAAAGCCTATTTTCGCCGAGGAAAATTTCAAGGCAGGCCCTTTTTCATACGGTTCTGGCCATATCATGCCAAACCGAGCAATGGATCCAGGCTTGGTTTATGATCTAAGTACTAAAGATTACTTGAATTTTCTATGCTCCCTTGGTAACAACAAAACGGAAATGTCAGTTTTCGACAAGTCGTATAAGTGCCCATCAACCAACATCAGTCTGCTGGACTTCAACTACCCAACAATCACTCTCCCTGATCTCTTGGATAATGTAACAGTGACTAGAACCTTAAAGAATGTAGGAACTCCAGGGGTATATAAAGTCCGTATTCAAATGCCTAAGGGATTGTCAATCAAGGTCGACCCGACAAGTTTGAAGTTCACTAAGATGTATGAAAAGAAAACATTCAAGGTGACAATAAAGAGAGAGGGACTAGAGACTCACAGCTCTGCTTTTGGTAGGCTGATATGGTCTGATGGAGTGCATTCCGTAAGGAGTCCAGTTACGGTTTTCTGA
- the LOC126654751 gene encoding subtilisin-like protease SBT5.3, whose protein sequence is MKILMSIICLLFFISLLQTPIEAAQKSYVVYLGGHSHGFRLSLTLDHTAAVANSHYELLSSCMTIKEKAREAIFYSYTNSINGFAAVLDDEEVLKISKHPDVVSVFPNGLENELETTRSWEFLGLEKNGEVVPNSLWPKSKFGEDAIVANLDSGVWPESESFNDEGMEPIPSTWKGHCDTKNGFKCNKKLIGARYFSKGFEASGIALNSSEIDARDRDGHGTHTLSTAGGRFVPGANLLGSANGTAKGGAPNARVAAYKVCWGGCTDADILAGFDAAIHDGVDIINLSLSSRPAPFAESAISIGSFHATSSGILVVASAGNQGDEGGRVRNGAPWMLTVGAGTIDRNFTSDVVLGNKKTIKGGLSFHTNTLPAKKYYPLVYALDAKASNASSDDAQSCAQGSLEPSKVKGKIVYCARSFVFDVDKSFVVAQAGGVGVIFARSVLSDKVEPHFIPTTAIFEEDGEDILSYINSTRSPVAYISGGTVYGKAAAPAPVVAAFSSTGPNSITPEILKPDILAPGVNILAAYVRNKGPASIPEDHRHVPFTILFGTSMAAPHVAGVAGLLKAFHPDWSPSAIKSAIMTTARTRDNAGKPIFAEENFKATPLEYGSGHIMPNRAMDPGLVYDLSTKDYLNFLCSLGNNKTEMSVFDKSHKCPSTNISLLDFNYPAITLPDLLDNVTVTRTLKNVGTSGVYKVRVQAPKGLSIKVDPTSLKFSKMYQQKSFKVTIKREGLDSFGVGRLIWSDGDHFVRSPITVF, encoded by the exons atgaaaattttgatgTCTATCATTTGTCTTTTGTTTTTCATCTCTTTGTTGCAGACTCCAATAGAAGCTGCCCAAAAG TCGTATGTGGTGTACTTAGGAGGCCATTCTCATGGATTTCGGCTCTCTTTGACACTAGATCATACCGCTGCAGTTGCTAATTCACACTACGAGCTTTTGAGTTCTTGCATGACAAT AAAGGAGAAGGCAAGAGAAGCGATATTCTATTCATATACCAACTCTATCAATGGATTTGCAGCTGTACTTGATGATGAAGAAGTCCTAAAGATTTCGA AGCATCCAGATGTTGTATCAGTTTTTCCCAATGGATTAGAAAATGAACTAGAAACAACAAGATCATGGGAGTTTCTTGGATTAGAGAAAAATGGCGAAGTTGTTCCTAATTCTCTCTggccaaaatcaaaatttggaGAAGATGCCATTGTTGCAAACCTTGACAGTG GTGTGTGGCCGGAATCTGAAAGCTTCAATGATGAAGGGATGGAACCTATACCGTCAACTTGGAAAGGTCATTGTGATACAAAAAATGGGTTCAAATGCAACAAGAAGCTCATTGGGGCAAGATACTTCAGCAAGGGCTTTGAAGCTTCAGGCATTGCTCTCAATTCTTCTGAAATCGATGCTCGAGACAGAGACGGTCATGGCACACACACGCTTTCTACAGCAGGCGGTCGGTTTGTTCCAGGTGCTAACCTGCTTGGTTCAGCCAATGGAACTGCGAAAGGAGGAGCGCCCAATGCTCGAGTTGCTGCATACAAAGTTTGCTGGGGAGGCTGCACTGATGCTGATATATTAGCTGGATTTGATGCTGCTATTCATGATGGTGTTGATATTATAAATCTTTCGCTTAGTAGTCGTCCTGCCCCTTTCGCGGAGAGTGCCATATCGATTGGATCTTTCCATGCTACTAGCAGTGGGATTCTTGTCGTCGCCTCAGCTGGAAATCAAGGGGACGAAGGAGGGAGGGTGCGAAATGGAGCACCATGGATGCTCACAGTTGGAGCTGGGACCATTGATCGCAATTTTACTTCTGATGTTGTACTTGGAAATAAAAAGACAATCAAG GGAGGCCTCAGTTTTCATACCAATACTTTACCTGCTAAAAAGTACTATCCCCTGGTTTATGCTTTGGATGCCAAGGCCTCCAATGCATCTTCTGATGATGC ACAGTCCTGCGCTCAAGGATCCCTTGAACCAAGCAAGGTTAAAGGCAAAATTGTGTATTGTGCAAGGAGTTTTGTTTTCGACGTTGATAAGAGCTTCGTTGTGGCGCAAGCTGGTGGCGTTGGAGTGATCTTTGCTAGATCTGTATTATCAGATAAAGTTGAACCTCACTTCATTCCTACTACAGCtatttttgaagaagatggtgaagACATTTTATCTTATATAAACAGCACTAG GTCACCAGTAGCTTACATAAGTGGTGGAACAGTATATGGAAAAGCTGCTGCACCAGCACCTGTCGTCGCTGCATTTTCATCTACTGGACCTAATTCGATTACTCCAGAAATCCTTAAG CCTGATATCTTAGCTCCTGGCGTGAACATTTTAGCTGCTTACGTTCGAAACAAAGGGCCGGCTTCTATACCTGAAGACCATAGACATGTTCCATTCACTATTCTTTTTGGAACTTCAATGGCAGCCCCTCATGTTGCTGGCGTTGCTGGTCTTCTTAAAGCCTTTCATCCTGATTGGAGTCCTTCTGCAATCAAATCTGCAATCATGACCACAG CAAGAACTAGGGATAATGCCGGAAAGCCTATTTTCGCCGAGGAAAATTTCAAGGCAACCCCTCTTGAATACGGATCTGGTCATATTATGCCAAACCGAGCAATGGATCCAGGCTTGGTTTACGATTTAAGTACTAAAGACTACTTGAATTTTCTATGCTCCCTTGGCAACAACAAAACGGAAATGTCAGTTTTCGACAAGTCGCATAAGTGCCCCTCAACCAACATTAGTCTACTGGACTTCAACTACCCAGCAATCACTCTCCCTGATCTCTTGGACAATGTAACAGTAACTAGAACCTTAAAGAATGTAGGAACTTCAGGTGTATATAAAGTTCGTGTTCAAGCGCCTAAAGGATTATCAATCAAGGTGGATCCGACGAGTTTGAAATTCAGCAAGATGTATCAACAGAAAAGTTTCAAGGTGACAATAAAGAGAGAGGGACTAGACAGCTTTGGTGTTGGTAGGCTGATATGGTCTGATGGAGATCACTTTGTAAGGAGTCCGATTACGGTTTTCTGA
- the LOC126654754 gene encoding subtilisin-like protease SBT5.3 isoform X1, translating to MNFIFFLLFFLSFLQTPIEAAQKSYVVYLGGHSHDSQLSSTLDHTTAVANSHYELLGSCMTIKEKAREAIFYSYANAINGFAAILEDEEVEKISKHPEVVSVFRNELKYKLETTRSWEFLGLERNGEVLPHSIWPKARFGEDVIVANLDSGVWPESESFNDDGMGPIPSNWKGHCDTKDGVKCNKKLIGAKYFSKGFEASGTAFNSSDISARDRDGHGTHTLSTAGGRFVPGANLFGSANGTAKGGAPNARVASYKVCWSGCTDADILAGFDAAIHDGVDIINLSLSTRPAPYAEDSISIGSFHATSSGIVVVASAGNQGDGEGGRVRNGAPWMLTVGAGTIDRNFTSDAVLGNKKTIKGSLSFNTNTLPAKKYYPLIYALDAKAANASSDDAQSCTEGSLKPSKVKGKIVYCARSFSFDIHKSFAVAQAGGVGVIFAKSELSDKVEPHFIPTSAISEEDGERILSYINSTKSPKAYISGGTVYGKAAAPAPVVATFSSTGPSRITPEILKPDILAPGVNILAAYVQNKGPASGVEDHRHVPFTILFGTSMAAPHVAGIAGLLKALHPEWSPSAIKSAIMTTARTRDNVGKPIFAEENFKASPFEYGSGHIMPNRAMDPGLVYDLSTKDYLNFLCSLGNNKTEMSVFDKSYKCPSTSISLLNFNYPTITISDLLDNVTVTRTLKNVGTPGVYKARVQVPKGFSIVVDPISLKFDKMYQEKSFKVTIKRNGEDNFGVGRLIWSDGDHFVRSPITIF from the exons atgaactttattttttttctcttgttttttctctcttttttgcAGACTCCAATAGAAGCTGCACAAAAG TCGTATGTGGTCTACTTAGGAGGCCATTCTCATGACTCTCAACTCTCCTCCACACTGGATCATACCACTGCAGTTGCTAATTCACACTATGAGCTTTTGGGTTCTTGCATGACAAT AAAGGAGAAGGCAAGAGAGGCTATATTCTATTCCTACGCGAACGCTATCAATGGCTTTGCAGCGATACTTGAAGATGAAGAAGTCGAAAAGATTTCGA AGCATCCGGAGGTTGTATCGGTTTTTCggaatgaattaaaatataaactcgAAACAACAAGATCATGGGAGTTTCTTGGATTAGAAAGGAATGGAGAAGTCCTTCCTCATTCTATCTGGCCAAAAGCAAGATTTGGGGAAGATGTCATTGTTGCAAATCTTGACAGTG GTGTGTGGCCAGAATCTGAAAGCTTCAATGATGATGGAATGGGACCTATACCGTCAAATTGGAAAGGTCATTGTGATACAAAAGATGGTGTTAAATGCAACAAAAAGCTTATAGGGGCAAAATACTTTAGCAAGGGCTTTGAAGCTTCAGGCACTGCTTTCAATTCTTCTGACATTAGTGCTCGAGACAGAGATGGTCATGGCACACACACTCTTTCTACAGCCGGCGGACGGTTTGTTCCGGGTGCTAACCTTTTCGGTTCAGCCAATGGAACTGCAAAAGGAGGTGCACCCAATGCTCGAGTTGCTTCGTACAAAGTCTGCTGGTCAGGCTGCACTGATGCTGATATTTTAGCTGGATTTGATGCTGCCATTCATGATGGTGTTGATATTATAAACCTTTCGCTTAGTACTCGTCCTGCCCCTTACGCCGAGGACTCCATTTCGATTGGATCTTTTCATGCTACCAGTAGTGGAATTGTTGTCGTCGCATCAGCTGGGAATCAAGGGGATGGAGAAGGAGGAAGGGTGCGAAATGGAGCACCATGGATGCTTACAGTTGGAGCGGGTACTATTGATCGCAATTTTACTTCTGATGCTGTACTTGGAAACAAAAAGACAATCAAG GGAAGCCTCAGTTTTAATACCAATACTTTGCCTGCTAAGAAGTACTATCCCCTCATTTACGCTTTGGATGCCAAGGCCGCCAATGCTTCTTCTGATGACGC ACAGTCCTGCACTGAAGGATCACTTAAACCAAGCAAGGTTAAAGGGAAAATTGTGTATTGTGCCAGGAGTTTTTCTTTCGACATTCATAAAAGCTTTGCTGTGGCTCAAGCTGGTGGCGTCGGAGTGATCTTTGCTAAATCTGAATTATCAGATAAAGTTGAACCTCACTTTATTCCTACTTCAGCTATTTCTGAAGAAGATGGCGAACGTATTCTATCTTATATAAACAGCACTAA GTCACCAAAAGCTTATATAAGTGGCGGAACCGTGTATGGAAAAGCTGCTGCCCCTGCACCCGTCGTGGCTACATTTTCTTCTACTGGACCTAGTCGGATTACTCCGGAAATCCTTAAG CCTGATATCTTAGCACCCGGAGTCAACATTTTAGCTGCATATGTACAAAACAAAGGACCAGCTTCTGGAGTTGAAGACCATAGACATGTTCCGTTCACTATTCTTTTTGGAACTTCAATGGCAGCCCCTCATGTTGCTGGCATTGCCGGACTTCTTAAAGCCTTGCATCCTGAATGGAGTCCTTCTGCAATTAAATCCGCAATCATGACCACAG CAAGAACTAGAGATAATGTGGGAAAGCCTATTTTCGCTGAGGAAAATTTCAAGGCAAGCCCTTTCGAATATGGTTCTGGTCATATCATGCCCAACCGAGCAATGGATCCAGGCTTGGTTTATGATTTAAGTACTAAAGATTACTTGAATTTTCTATGTTCCCTTGGCAACAACAAAACTGAAATGTCAGTTTTCGACAAGTCATATAAGTGCCCGTCGACCAGCATTAGTCTGCTGAACTTCAACTACCCAACAATCACTATCTCTGATCTCTTGGATAATGTAACAGTGACTAGAACCTTAAAGAATGTAGGAACTCCAGGCGTATATAAAGCCCGTGTCCAAGTGCCTAAAGGATTCTCAATCGTGGTCGATCCGATTAGTTTGAAATTCGACAAGATGTATCAAGAGAAAAGTTTCAAGGTGACAATAAAAAGAAATGGAGAAGACAACTTTGGTGTTGGTAGGCTGATATGGTCTGATGGAGATCACTTTGTGAGGAGTCCCATTACGATTTTTTGA
- the LOC126654754 gene encoding subtilisin-like protease SBT5.3 isoform X2, with amino-acid sequence MEKSFLILSGQKQDLGKMSLLQILTVTYVGVWPESESFNDDGMGPIPSNWKGHCDTKDGVKCNKKLIGAKYFSKGFEASGTAFNSSDISARDRDGHGTHTLSTAGGRFVPGANLFGSANGTAKGGAPNARVASYKVCWSGCTDADILAGFDAAIHDGVDIINLSLSTRPAPYAEDSISIGSFHATSSGIVVVASAGNQGDGEGGRVRNGAPWMLTVGAGTIDRNFTSDAVLGNKKTIKGSLSFNTNTLPAKKYYPLIYALDAKAANASSDDAQSCTEGSLKPSKVKGKIVYCARSFSFDIHKSFAVAQAGGVGVIFAKSELSDKVEPHFIPTSAISEEDGERILSYINSTKSPKAYISGGTVYGKAAAPAPVVATFSSTGPSRITPEILKPDILAPGVNILAAYVQNKGPASGVEDHRHVPFTILFGTSMAAPHVAGIAGLLKALHPEWSPSAIKSAIMTTARTRDNVGKPIFAEENFKASPFEYGSGHIMPNRAMDPGLVYDLSTKDYLNFLCSLGNNKTEMSVFDKSYKCPSTSISLLNFNYPTITISDLLDNVTVTRTLKNVGTPGVYKARVQVPKGFSIVVDPISLKFDKMYQEKSFKVTIKRNGEDNFGVGRLIWSDGDHFVRSPITIF; translated from the exons ATGGAGAAGTCCTTCCTCATTCTATCTGGCCAAAAGCAAGATTTGGGGAAGATGTCATTGTTGCAAATCTTGACAGTG ACATATGTAGGTGTGTGGCCAGAATCTGAAAGCTTCAATGATGATGGAATGGGACCTATACCGTCAAATTGGAAAGGTCATTGTGATACAAAAGATGGTGTTAAATGCAACAAAAAGCTTATAGGGGCAAAATACTTTAGCAAGGGCTTTGAAGCTTCAGGCACTGCTTTCAATTCTTCTGACATTAGTGCTCGAGACAGAGATGGTCATGGCACACACACTCTTTCTACAGCCGGCGGACGGTTTGTTCCGGGTGCTAACCTTTTCGGTTCAGCCAATGGAACTGCAAAAGGAGGTGCACCCAATGCTCGAGTTGCTTCGTACAAAGTCTGCTGGTCAGGCTGCACTGATGCTGATATTTTAGCTGGATTTGATGCTGCCATTCATGATGGTGTTGATATTATAAACCTTTCGCTTAGTACTCGTCCTGCCCCTTACGCCGAGGACTCCATTTCGATTGGATCTTTTCATGCTACCAGTAGTGGAATTGTTGTCGTCGCATCAGCTGGGAATCAAGGGGATGGAGAAGGAGGAAGGGTGCGAAATGGAGCACCATGGATGCTTACAGTTGGAGCGGGTACTATTGATCGCAATTTTACTTCTGATGCTGTACTTGGAAACAAAAAGACAATCAAG GGAAGCCTCAGTTTTAATACCAATACTTTGCCTGCTAAGAAGTACTATCCCCTCATTTACGCTTTGGATGCCAAGGCCGCCAATGCTTCTTCTGATGACGC ACAGTCCTGCACTGAAGGATCACTTAAACCAAGCAAGGTTAAAGGGAAAATTGTGTATTGTGCCAGGAGTTTTTCTTTCGACATTCATAAAAGCTTTGCTGTGGCTCAAGCTGGTGGCGTCGGAGTGATCTTTGCTAAATCTGAATTATCAGATAAAGTTGAACCTCACTTTATTCCTACTTCAGCTATTTCTGAAGAAGATGGCGAACGTATTCTATCTTATATAAACAGCACTAA GTCACCAAAAGCTTATATAAGTGGCGGAACCGTGTATGGAAAAGCTGCTGCCCCTGCACCCGTCGTGGCTACATTTTCTTCTACTGGACCTAGTCGGATTACTCCGGAAATCCTTAAG CCTGATATCTTAGCACCCGGAGTCAACATTTTAGCTGCATATGTACAAAACAAAGGACCAGCTTCTGGAGTTGAAGACCATAGACATGTTCCGTTCACTATTCTTTTTGGAACTTCAATGGCAGCCCCTCATGTTGCTGGCATTGCCGGACTTCTTAAAGCCTTGCATCCTGAATGGAGTCCTTCTGCAATTAAATCCGCAATCATGACCACAG CAAGAACTAGAGATAATGTGGGAAAGCCTATTTTCGCTGAGGAAAATTTCAAGGCAAGCCCTTTCGAATATGGTTCTGGTCATATCATGCCCAACCGAGCAATGGATCCAGGCTTGGTTTATGATTTAAGTACTAAAGATTACTTGAATTTTCTATGTTCCCTTGGCAACAACAAAACTGAAATGTCAGTTTTCGACAAGTCATATAAGTGCCCGTCGACCAGCATTAGTCTGCTGAACTTCAACTACCCAACAATCACTATCTCTGATCTCTTGGATAATGTAACAGTGACTAGAACCTTAAAGAATGTAGGAACTCCAGGCGTATATAAAGCCCGTGTCCAAGTGCCTAAAGGATTCTCAATCGTGGTCGATCCGATTAGTTTGAAATTCGACAAGATGTATCAAGAGAAAAGTTTCAAGGTGACAATAAAAAGAAATGGAGAAGACAACTTTGGTGTTGGTAGGCTGATATGGTCTGATGGAGATCACTTTGTGAGGAGTCCCATTACGATTTTTTGA
- the LOC126664329 gene encoding subtilisin-like protease SBT5.3 gives MKILNLMISLLFLFSFSQIPAQAAKKSYVVYLGTHSHGFEPSSTLDIHGIAESHYELLGSCMKSKDKAREAIFYSYTHYINGFAAILEDEEVHEISRRPEVVSVFANEENELHTTRSWEFLGLEKNGQIPADSLWRKGRFGEDVIIGNLDTGVWPESESFNDDEMGPIPSKWKGKCDTNDKVKCNKKLIGARYFNKGYLASLGTPLNTSHDTARDTNGHGTHTLATAAGRFVSGANFLGSANGTAKGGAPNARVVSYKVCWPSCFDADVLAAFDAAISDGVDILSVSLGSRPRFYFNHAISIGSFHAVANGILVVCSAGNSGPSISSSSNTAPWIFTVAASTIDRNFTSSAVLGNKKIYKGLSFNTNTLPAKKFYPLINALDAKGPNDTFDRAHYCVEETLDPSKVKGKIVYCDAGFNQDIEKSYIVGKAGGIGVILSSFFTSTPEAHFIPTAVVSLSDGPAILTYINSTKSPVAYISGATEVGKDVAPVMASFSSLGPNAITPDILKPDITAPGVNILAAFTKARGSTNTFVDHRHLPFNILSGTSMSCPHVSGVAALLKSLHPYWSPAAIRSAIMTTASTRTNTRKPILNETQSQATPFNYGSGHIRPNRAKDPGLVYDLGPNDYLNFLCSIGYNKTQILTFNKSHKCSSANSTLLNFNYPSMSVPNLSGNATLTRTLKNVGNPGTYKVRVKAPKGVIVKVDPRSLKFTKISEEKNFKVMIIAKGLSRSDGYVFGTLVWSDGVHNVRSPIAVKKSKK, from the exons ATGAAGATCTTAAACCTTATGATTTCTCTTCTGTTTCTCTTCTCTTTCTCTCAGATTCCAGCGCAAGCTGCCAAAAAG TCTTACGTGGTGTACTTAGGTACACATTCTCATGGATTTGAGCCTTCTTCTACATTGGATATTCATGGAATTGCTGAGTCCCACTATGAGTTATTAGGTTCTTGCATGAAAAG CAAGGATAAGGCAAGAGAGGCAATATTCTATTCATATACACATTATATCAATGGATTTGCTGCAATTCTTGAAGATGAGGAAGTCCATGAAATTTCAA gaCGGCCAGAAGTTGTGTCGGTATTTGCTAATGAAGAAAATGAGCTGCATACTACAAGATCATGGGAATTTCTTGGTCTGGAGAAAAATGGACAAATTCCGGCTGACTCTTTGTGGCGAAAAGGAAGATTTGGTGAAGATGTAATTATTGGCAATCTGGACACTG GAGTGTGGCCGGAATCGGAGAGCTTCAATGACGACGAAATGGGACCTATACCATCGAAATGGAAAGGAAAATGCGACACAAACGATAAGGTTAAATGCAACAAAAAGCTAATCGGAGCAAGATACTTCAACAAAGGCTATTTAGCTTCTTTAGGCACTCCTCTAAACACTTCCCACGACACCGCTCGCGATACGAACGGCCATGGCACACACACCCTCGCCACAGCCGCAGGACGCTTTGTCTCGGGTGCTAATTTCTTAGGGTCCGCCAACGGAACTGCGAAAGGAGGTGCACCGAATGCTCGGGTTGTTTCGTATAAAGTTTGCTGGCCAAGTTGCTTTGATGCTGATGTATTAGCGGCTTTCGATGCTGCTATTAGTGATGGTGTTGATATCTTGTCGGTTTCGCTCGGAAGTCGACCGAGATTTTACTTCAATCATGCCATTTCGATCGGTTCGTTTCATGCGGTTGCTAATGGGATTCTTGTTGTTTGCTCTGCCGGAAATTCTGGACCTTCTATAAGTAGTTCTTCTAATACTGCACCTTGGATTTTCACTGTTGCTGCTAGTACTATTGATCGAAATTTTACTTCGAGTGCCGTCCTCGGCAATAAAAAGATTTACAAG GGTCTGAGTTTCAATACAAATACATTGCCTGCCAAGAAGTTTTATCCATTGATTAACGCTTTGGACGCTAAGGGTCCCAATGACACATTTGACAGAGC ACATTATTGTGTTGAAGAAACGCTTGATCCGAGCAAGGTAAAAGGGAAAATTGTGTACTGTGATGCTGGTTTTAATCAAGATATTGAGAAGAGCTACATTGTTGGTAAAGCTGGCGGAATAGGCGTAATCCTTTCGAGTTTTTTTACATCCACCCCTGAAGCTCATTTTATTCCTACTGCTGTTGTTTCTCTAAGCGACGGTCCTGCAATTTTAACTTATATCAACAGCACCAA GTCACCAGTGGCTTATATAAGTGGTGCTACAGAAGTTGGAAAAGATGTTGCACCCGTCATGGCCTCATTTTCATCTCTTGGACCTAATGCCATCACTCCAGATATTCTTAAG CCGGATATAACAGCACCTGGAGTAAACATTTTAGCTGCTTTCACTAAAGCACGAGGATCGACTAACACATTCGTCGATCATCGCCATCTTCCGTTCAATATTCTTTCCGGAACTTCAATGTCGTGTCCTCATGTTTCCGGCGTCGCCGCTCTTCTCAAAAGCTTGCATCCCTATTGGAGTCCTGCTGCCATTAGATCTGCAATCATGACAACAG cAAGTACTAGGACCAACACCAGAAAACCAATCTTGAACGAGACTCAGAGCCAGGCAACTCCATTCAATTACGGTTCAGGTCATATCCGGCCGAACCGGGCAAAGGACCCAGGCTTGGTTTACGACTTAGGCCCCAATGACTACTTGAACTTCTTGTGCTCAATTGgctacaacaaaacacaaatatTAACCTTTAACAAGTCACACAAGTGTTCATCAGCCAATAGTACCTTGTTGAACTTCAACTATCCATCGATGTCGGTCCCTAATCTCTCCGGTAATGCAACATTAACTCGAACCTTAAAGAATGTCGGAAATCCGGGCACGTATAAGGTTCGTGTCAAGGCGCCTAAGGGAGTCATCGTCAAGGTCGATCCGAGGAGTTTGAAATTTACTAAGATAAGTGAAGAGAAAAATTTCAAGGTGATGATAATAGCGAAGGGATTATCTCGGAGTGACGGCTATGTATTTGGGACTCTGGTTTGGTCGGATGGGGTGCATAATGTAAGAAGTCCTATAGCTGTGAAAAAAAGCAAGAAATAA